A genomic stretch from Leishmania donovani BPK282A1 complete genome, chromosome 36 includes:
- a CDS encoding dipeptidyl-peptidase 8-like serine peptidase, putative — protein sequence MPPTALKSYMVELSRYMDAFTSASGKPQHLTIVGDRVYWTQGKQQELYSAPVGLEVAEAVRVIASEEQEVGEEEQLTKEEEMLRERTRSQTTGIKNFHVRWSDGAIFYTSGVEVYVYYQNGPRAGKTPLKLFDYMSEEDKTHFKAMGSKPNLFVQAIKSFDESHPSTHTVMTFVNNNNVYKATLTESPASEEAPLAVAVEQITHIGDDLHQCGVADYIIQEEFSRYTGHYATDRYIVFSYIDSSHMRSVALLSSLGSPEVPEAEPACQTYATETEEMPYSRVGDPNARTTLVVYDIATKQMRLLPDVAIRKAAPWTEYILRFGFKDAETLYVSVVSRAQEDYAVMSCPIAALPTIAKEEDLRSLYSDTGGPVTANIIGDAAAPGLHVEWKQRIDFAWVECQPGVPVHYGKVYDVLCRHAAETETAHYHLYARPAGDGNPEAWKPLTAGAWNVCAGTQHVCEDRVYFLANAEGRLKRTLYSVPLSLESAPRIADALTRLTPLDEHVYSYCVKGDHLYYVSSTAAAPAKLYASCVSAPQKRAEVTVPSWIATTPGTDPATTADPTHYFGGLPVVTPQIVTVTSRRGVPLSAAVFVSPSAPKDAPGPLALLIYGGPHAQLVFENDYETRCKAPVQVLLQHGISVAVVDNQMSNANGLRDLSICKKNFGNFETHDYVDVTQYLCSTPASESGCPANFRFDAKRVAIFGWSYGGYAALLAMCQAADVFRIGFAGAPVGDWKLYDTGYTERYMGTLYREDSSAESGASRNRNEAYMTSTISHYAGGFPEECNRLYIAHGLLDENVHFGHSCHVVKALIDNAKPYSMLVYPGERHGLRQNRQSRLHHDALLVKTLEEQL from the coding sequence atgccgccgacggcgctgaAGAGCTACATGGTCGAGCTCTCTCGGTACATGGACGCCTTCACGTCTGCATCGGGCAAACCGCAGCACCTCACGATTGTTGGCGATCGTGTCTACTGGACGCAGGGcaagcagcaggagctgtACTCGGCGCCGGTCGGCTTGGAAGTCGCCGAGGCGGTCCGTGTCATTGCCTCAGAGGAGCAGGAAGTcggggaagaggagcagctcaccaaggaagaggagatgctgcgcgagcggACGCGCAGCCAGACGACGGGCATCAAGAATTTTCACGTTCGCTGGAGTGATGGCGCCATCTTCTACACGAGCGGCGTCGAAGTGTATGTCTACTACCAGAACGGGCCGCGTGCCGGCAAGACCCCTCTGAAGCTGTTCGACTACATGTCTGAGGAAGACAAGACTCACTTCAAGGCGATGGGCAGCAAGCCAAACCTCTTTGTGCAGGCCATCAAGTCCTTTGACGAGTCGCACCCGAGCACCCACACCGTCATGACCTTTGTCAATAATAACAATGTGTACAAGGCAACCCTGACGGAGAGCCCCGcaagcgaggaggcgccacTGGCCGTCGCCGTGGAACAGATCACGCACATCGGCGACGACCTGCACCAGTGCGGTGTGGCGGATTACATCATCCAGGAAGAGTTCTCGCGGTACACGGGGCACTACGCGACGGACCGGTACATCGTCTTCTCCTACATCGACTCCTCCCACATGCGCTCTGTGGCCCTGCTCAGCAGTCTGGGATCTCCTGAGGTGCCGGAAGCGGAGCCGGCGTGCCAGACCTACGCGACAGAGACGGAGGAGATGCCGTACTCCCGTGTCGGTGACCCGAACGCGCGCACGACACTTGTCGTGTACGACATCGCCACGAAGCAGATGCGTCTGCTCCCTGACGTCGCCATTCGAAAGGCGGCACCGTGGACGGAGTACATTCTTCGCTTCGGCTTCAAAGATGCAGAAACGCTTTATGTCTCCGTCGTGAGTCGCGCACAGGAGGACTACGCGGTGATGAGCTGCCCcatcgcagcgctgcccaccaTCGCCAAAGAAGAAGACCTGCGGTCCCTCTACAGTGACACGGGCGGTCCAGTCACTGCGAACATTAttggcgatgccgccgcgccggGGTTGCACGTGGAGTGGAAGCAACGCATTGACTTTGCGTGGGTGGAGTGCCAGCCCGGGGTGCCGGTGCACTACGGCAAGGTGTACGACGTGCTTTGCCGCCACGCAgcagagacggagacggcgCACTACCACCTCTACGCCCGTcccgccggcgacggcaatCCAGAGGCATGGAAACCGCTGACGGCGGGAGCGTGGAACGTGTGCGCGGGCACGCAGCATGTGTGTGAGGACCGCGTGTACTTCCTGGCGAACGCCGAAGGTCGCCTGAAGCGCACGCTCTACTCCGTGCCGCTCTCGCTGGAGAGTGCGCcgcgcatcgccgacgcaCTGACGCGCCTCACTCCGCTGGACGAGCACGTCTACAGCTACTGTGTCAAGGGTGACCATCTCTACTATgtctccagcaccgccgctgcaccggcgaAGCTCTACGCGAGCTGCGTCTCAGCACCGCAGAAGAGAGCGGAGGTCACCGTTCCGTCATGGATTGCCACAACGCCAGGAACCGACCCGGCCACAACAGCAGATCCAACCCACTACTTTGGCGGCCTGCCGGTCGTGACTCCGCAAATTGTGACCGTGACGAGCCGTCGTGGGGTACCACTGAGCGCAGCGGTGTTCGTCTCGCCAAGCGCGCCAAAGGATGCACCAGGGCCACTAGCTCTGCTCATCTACGGCGGACCACATGCGCAGCTCGTGTTCGAGAATGACTACGAGACCCGCTGCAAGGCCCCGGTGCAGGTattgctgcagcacggcatCTCTGTTGCTGTAGTGGACAACCAAATGAGCAACGCTAACGGGTTGCGTGACTTGAGCATCTGCAAGAAGAACTTTGGCAACTTCGAGACACACGACTATGTCGATGTGACTCAGTACCtctgcagcacgccggcgTCCGAGAGCGGTTGCCCCGCCAACTTCCGTTTTGACGCGAAGCGTGTGGCGATCTTTGGCTGGTCCTACGGCGGCTATGCAGCCCTCCTCGCCATGTGTCAGGCGGCGGATGTCTTTCGGATCGGCTTCGCGGGTGCGCCAGTTGGCGACTGGAAACTGTACGACACAGGCTACACAGAGCGCTACATGGGGACCCTTTACAGGGAGGACAGCAGCGCTGAAAGCGGTGCATCGCGAAACAGGAACGAGGCGTACATGACGTCCACCATCAGCCATTACGCCGGCGGCTTTCCCGAGGAGTGCAACCGCCTCTACATCGCACACGGCCTCCTCGACGAGAACGTGCACTTTGGCCACAGCTGCCACGTGGTGAAGGCATTAATCGACAACGCCAAGCCGTACAGCATGCTCGTGTACCCCGGGGAGCGCCACGGCCTGCGTCAGAACCGCCAATCACGCTTGCACCACGACGCACTTCTCGTCAAGACACTAGAGGAGCAGCTCTAG